A genome region from Pelodiscus sinensis isolate JC-2024 chromosome 27, ASM4963464v1, whole genome shotgun sequence includes the following:
- the LOC102461537 gene encoding uncharacterized protein LOC102461537: protein MGSWGSKSNEQAAPSPPPIMTSPSTTASTSPSTTASTSPSTTNIAMITEDKHIFDNPKFIYILVACILAVLLTMLVFTVIYLIRKRKDHNRPLKMSQEQRVTDTVHQAPAVNPQVSTCPEEITYASLIFK from the exons ATGGGAAGTTGGGGCTCAAAAAGCAATGAGCAAGCAG CACCATCGCCACCACCCATCATGACCAGtcccagcaccactgccagcaccagtcccagcaccactgccagcACAAGTCCCAGCACAACTAATATAGCCATGATCACAGAAGATAAACACATATTTGATAA CCCAAAGTTCATCTACATCCTGGTGGCCTGTATTCTTGCTGTCCTGCTGACCATGCTGGTGTTTACCGTCATCTACTTGATCAGGAAAAGAAAAG ATCACAATAGACCCCTAAAGATGTCTCAAGAGCAGCGTGTCACAGATACTGTGCATCAGGCCCCTGCTGTTAACCCTCAG GTTTCTACGTGTCCTGAAGAGATCACCTACGCCAGTCTGATTTTCAAATAA